The following coding sequences lie in one Trichoderma breve strain T069 chromosome 1, whole genome shotgun sequence genomic window:
- a CDS encoding ABC transporter domain-containing protein, with product MTSMAAESVATILCTAKQTRFNIDSSSYRELDIDGLTIVVTSGEKAEKPEKAAGKSKGKSKSDGLEILSNAKLRLKEGQRYALVGRNGTGKSTLLKAIAQKLIPGIQEGSRIAILQQTKLTESDEDDKTKTEKNGQGTVLQEVIERATARSLIEQEIKVLSDGVDAADPYAPIRALRGLKHEKLQKRHFLVDKEARLRSGARGLQARKALVAFEKVVADSQALLEQPDDEISTEALQAETQEAADMLADLQIQVEPSRLAQIEVQARNILTGLGFTEAYMEKPLSSLSGGWHMRASLASALLQEADILILDEPTNFLDLLGIVWLQRYLQALADTEKPPTLILVSHDRDFISLCTDLLILKDKQLTYFHGDIQTYERSQSERRQWLIKMKEAQDKQKAHMEKTIAQNLKAGKANDDQNKIRQAKSRQKKLDDRWGMQVSAKGTRFKLNRDLVGFFLTSREGIEIPPEQRPVIISLPEPPELRFPGSLISLDKASYRYSPKSPMILQDVTLTVSMGDRIGILGLNGAGKSTLIKLLVEEVSPTSGTLTTHPRLRMGYYSQHAVEELKAIGRAEHGLTSLALLTKEVDGALNEGEIRGLLGTLGLPGRLASDVPISKLSGGQLVRCQLARLFWKHPQCLVLDEVTTHLDYETVTALREALNEWEGAVVLVSHDRWFMRGAIEGQIEDAGDDEDDDEEAEEEEMKRRRIVYRLKGGGITELKDGVDGFSRVIEKRAKKMMEGL from the exons ATGACATCCATGGCAGCCGAGTCGGTGGCCACGATTCTCTGCACGGCCAAGCAGACTCGCTTCAACATCGATAGCTCCAGCTACCGCGAA CTCGACATCGACGGTCTCACCATCGTCGTTACGTCCGGCgagaaggcagagaagccTGAAAAGGCTGCTGGCAAATCCAAAGGCAAATCAAAATCAGATGGCCTTGAGATCTTGTCCAATGCCAAGCTGCGGTTGAAAGAAGGCCAGCGCTACGCCTTAGTTGGCCGCAATGGCACGGGGAAGTCGA CGTTGCTCAAGGCTATTGCTCAGAAGCTCATTCCCGGGATTCAAGAGGGCTCCAGGATTGCCATTTTGCAGCAGACGAAGCTCACAGAGtccgatgaggatgataaGACGAAAACAGAGAAAAATGGCCAGGGAACTGTGCTGCAAGAAGTCATTGAGCGTGCCACTGCCCGAAGCTTGATTGAGCAAGAAATCAAAG TTCTCtcggatggtgttgatgccgcGGATCCATACGCTCCGATTCGGGCCTTGAGAGGTCTGAAGCATGAGAAGCTTCAGAAGCGCCACTTTCTTGTAGACAAAGAAGCTCGACTACGAAGTGGTGCTCGAGGCTTACAGGCGAGGAAAGCTCTCGTGGCATTTGAGAAAGTCGTTGCGGACTCACAAGCCTT GCTCGAACAGCCCGATGACGAAATCTCGACCGAAGCTCTTCAAGCGGAAACTCAAGAGGCAGCCGACATGCTGGCAGACCTGCAAATCCAGGTTGAACCCTCAAGGCTAGCCCAAATTGAAGTCCAAGCCCGAAACATTCTCACGGGCCTTGGTTTCACCGAGGCATACATGGAAAAGCCCCTGTCCAGCCTCTCTGGAGGCTGGCATATGCGGGCTTCGCTTGCATCGGCTCTGCTCCAAGAGGCTGATATTCTGATTCTGGATGAACCTACGAATTTCTTGGATCTGTTGGGAATTGTCTGGCTACAGCGCTACTTGCAGGCTCTAGCAGATACGGAGAAGCCCCCTACACTGATCCTTGTTTCTCACGATCGCGATTTTATCTCGCTCTGTACGgatcttctcatcttgaaGGATAAGCAGCTTACCTACTTCCATGGCGACATTCAAACATACGAACGTTCGCAATCCGAGCGAAGGCAGTGGCTTatcaagatgaaggaggCCCAAGACAAGCAGAAAGCCCACATGGAGAAGACCATTGCGCAGAACCTCAAGGCTGGCAAAGCCAATGACGACCAGAACAAGATTCGCCAGGCAAAGTCTCGGCAGAAAAAGCTTGACGACCGCTGGGGAATGCAAGTCAGTGCCAAGGGCACTCGATTTAAGCTGAATAGGGATCTCGTCGGATTCTTTCTTACCAGCCGAGAGGGAATTGAGATCCCGCCTGAGCAGCGACCCGTCATCATTTCGTTGCCTGAACCTCCTGAGCTGAGGTTTCCTGGATCACTCATCTCGTTAGACAAGGCCTCGTACCGATATTCACCAAAATCGCCAATGATACTTCAGGATGTCACCCTCACGGTGAGTATGGGCGATCGTATTGGTATTCTCGGTTTGAATGGCGCTGGTAAATCGACACTTATCAAACTACTCGTTGAAGAGGTTTCGCCAACGTCCGGCACGCTCACGACGCATCCCCGCCTCAGAATGGGCTATTACTCCCAACATGCCGTCGAAGAGTTAAAGGCTATTGGTCGTGCTGAGCATGGACTGACTTCACTTGCTCTCCTGACCAAGGAGGTTGACGGAGCACTCAATGAAGGAGAGATTCGCGGCTTGCTGGGCACACTCGGTCTCCCTGGCCGACTCGCATCAGATGTGCCTATTTCCAAGTTGTCCGGTGGCCAGCTGGTGCGTTGTCAGCTAGCGAGATTGTTTTGGAAACACCCGCAGTGCCTTGTACTCGACGAAGTCACCACTCATCTCGACTACGAGACAGTGACTGCGCTGCGAGAGGCGTTGAACGAATGGGAGGGCGCTGTTGTGCTGGTGAGCCACGACAGATGGTTCATGCGAGGGGCCATAGAGGGCCAGATCGAGGACGCGggagatgacgaagacgatgatgaagaggcagaggaagaagaaatgaagCGAAGGAGAATCGTATATCGACTAAAAGGTGGAGGAATAACAGAGCTGAAAGACGGCGTTGATGGGTTCTCACGCGTCATagagaagagggcgaagaagatgatggaaggtCTATGA
- a CDS encoding n2,N2-dimethylguanosine tRNA methyltransferase domain-containing protein gives MAGTVEVETVEKDGKQFRVVKEGKATILVPQGAKIGEDRGEVQQVFYNPIQQYNRDLSVLAIKTYGEDILAKRKEKILARSNKHSKKRKRDEKDDDEQKGHKSTFRMLDALSASGLRALRYGHELPFVTSINANDLSKSAAESIKLNVNHNGLDDIISVTNEDALAHMYRAIADGLSKRDRHGNPTKSHKFDVIDLDPYGTAAPFFDAALQSVRDDGGLLCITCTDSAVWAGHSYCEKTFALYGGTPIKGMHSHEAGLRLILNAVATSGARYGLAIEPLLSLSIDFYTKVFIKVTRSPQAVKFLGSKTMVVYSCDHGCSAFETQYLLRSKPTPNKKGSGSFYKHGMAAGPTADRHCQHCGHVMHVNGPMYGGHIHSADFIQKLLDQIPNASPEVYGTLPRLEGMLRTALEEIIPGPEADPTVDPKDAQHAEIDHCPFFVIPSKLATVISCAAPSDDMFRGALIHLGYQVGRSHCRPGSVKTDAPWSTIWWIMTEWIRQKSPIKASKFTPLMPGWKILHSAGLVGREDGAPQEPDSNMEDVQADEEPQSAEAADNSNEQVSSPSELELRKTLVFNEDLARLGRLRDTQKLVRYQMNPRPDWGPLSKAKAQ, from the exons ATGGCAGGCACCGTCGAAGTTGAAACCGTGGAGAAGGATGGGAAGCAGTTCCGCGTGGTAAAGGAAGGCAAGGCGACCATCCTGGTGCCTCAGGGCGCCAAGATTGGAGAGGACCGAGGAGAGGTGCAGCAGGTGTTTTACAATCCGATCCAGCAGTACAACCGAGACCTGTCTGTTCTTGCCATCAAGACATATGGAGAAGATATATTGgcgaaaaggaaagagaagattCTGGCAAGATCGAATAAGCACAGCAAAAAGCGAAAGCGAGACGAGAAAGATGACG ATGAGCAGAAGGGTCACAAATCAACATTTAGAATGCTGGACGCCTTGTCGGCATCTGGATTGAGAGCGCTGAGATATGGCCATGAACTCCCTTTTGTTACTTCTATCAACGCAAACGACCTCTCCAAATCGGCGGCCGAGTCTATCAAGCTCAATGTGAATCACAACGGTCTCGACGATATAATCTCAGTAACGAACGAAGATGCTCTTGCGCACATGTACCGCGCAATCGCAGATGGTCTCTCCAAGAGGGATCGTCACGGAAATCCCACAAAGTCTCACAAATTTGATGTCATCGACCTAGATCCGTACGGCACTGCAGCACCCTTTTTCGACGCCGCATTACAATCCGTtagagatgatggaggccTGCTTTGCATCACCTGCACTGATAGTGCTGTTTGGGCGGGCCATAGCTACTGCGAAAAGACGTTTGCCCTGTACGGCGGTACCCCTATCAAGGGAATGCATTCGCACGAAGCTGGCTTGAGGTTGATTCTGAATGCTGTTGCGACTTCTGGCGCCCGATATGGTCTGGCCATCGAACCCCTGCTCTCTCTTTCCATCGATTTCTACACAAAAGTTTTCATCAAGGTCACCAGATCACCGCAGGCTGTGAAATTCCTGGGGTCCAAAACCATGGTCGTATACAGCTGCGACCACGGATGCTCTGCCTTTGAGACCCAATATCTGTTGAGAAGCAAGCCAACGCCTAACAAGAAAGGCAGCGGGTCGTTTTATAAGCACGGCATGGCGGCAGGACCAACAGCTGATAGACACTGCCAGCATTGCGGCCATGTGATGCATGTCAATGGTCCGATGTACGGAGGTCACATCCACTCGGCAGATTTCATCCAAAAGCTTCTCGATCAAATCCCCAACGCCTCGCCAGAAGTCTATGGTACTCTCCCGAGATTAGAAGGCATGCTACGAACGGCCTTGGAGGAGATTATTCCGGGACCTGAAGCCGATCCCACCGTGGACCCCAAGGATGCCCAGCATGCCGAGATTGACCACTGTCCATTCTTTGTTATCCCCTCCAAGCTAGCAACTGTAATTTCTTGTGCTGCCCCGAGCGATGACATGTTCCGTGGCGCTCTGATACATCTTGGTTATCAAGTTGGGCGAAGCCACTGCCGACCGGGCAGCGTCAAGACGGATGCCCCTTGGTCTACGATTTGGTGGATCATGACAGAATGGATCCGTCAAAAATCTCCTATTAAAGCGTCAAAGTTTACACCATTGATGCCTGGCTGGAAGATTCTACATTCTGCCGGGCTAGTTggtcgagaagatggagcacCGCAGGAGCCTGATAGTAACATGGAAGATGTCcaggcagatgaagagcctCAGAGCGCAGAGGCAGCGGATAACTCCAATGAGCAAGTTTCAAGCCCGAGCGAACTAGAGCTGAGGAAAACGCTGGTATTCAACGAGGATCTCGCACGACTGGGTCGCCTACGGGATACCCAGAAACTTGTACGATACCAAATGAATCCTCGACCAGACTGGGGACCTTTgtccaaagccaaagcccaGTGA
- a CDS encoding caleosin related protein domain-containing protein: MDYKAALVNGIDSDSKGSSDAVKSYIHAAPITLQRKPFLQPEVDVRLSHTGTPRANIAATYDQPEGSQAGNWAKEHQNQTVLQQHCDYFDRDKDGIIWPLDTFKGLHALGFNFLFCIIAVVVVHFAFSYPTVSGLLPDPFFRIYLKNIHKSKHGSDSGTYDNEGRFVPQKFEDMFSKYADDKDYITVRDVFNMLKGQRLLADPFGWAAVSIEWFTTYILLWPEDGRMKKEDIRKLYDGSLFDEMAKERKHSSK, encoded by the exons ATGGATTACAAGGCGGCATTGGTGAACGGGATCGATTCAGATTCCAAAGGCAGTTCAGATGCGGTGAAGAGCTACATCCATGCTGCACCAATCACACTTCAACGAAAACCCTTTCTTCAGCCGGAGGTAGATGTGAGGCTCTCTCACACTG GCACGCCAAGAGCAAACATAGCCGCAACATATGACCAGCCGGAAGGCTCGCAAGCTGGTAATTGGGCAAAAGAGCACCAAAATCAGACT GTCCTGCAACAACACTGCGATTACTTTGACCGT GATAAAGACGGTATCATTTGGCCTCTGGACACCTTCAAAGGCCTCCACGCACTAGGATTTAATTTCCTGTTCTGCATCATCGCCGTAGTCGTTGTTCACTTCGCCTTTTCCTACCCGACCGTCTCCGGACTCCTCCCCGATCCCTTCTTCCGTATTTATCTCAAAAATATTCACAAGAGTAAGCATGGAAGTGATAGTGGGACATACGATAACGAAGGCCGCTTCGTACCCCAAAAGTTTGAAGACATGTTCTCCAAGTACGCGGACGATAAGGACTATATCACTGTACGAGATGTATTCAACATGCTCAAGGGCCAGAGGTTGCTGGCAGATCCATTTGGCTGGGCAGCCGTTTCTATTGAAT GGTTCACAACTTACATCCTTCTCTGGCCTGAAGATGGGCGCATGAAGAAGGAAGACATCCGAAAGCTTTACGATGGAAGTCTCTTTGACGAGATGGCTAAGGAGAGGAAACACTCGAGCAAGTAA
- a CDS encoding diacylglycerol kinase catalytic domain-containing protein has translation MSSAKPQAGLTNVTAVSVSDGGISWNDSNNGKGEAKYQNLLFVLDLAQSSSQKTGYIISILVENTESPEDRFRLLLLLADAIPDELRQHLITGLPSYLRPVNGKQEVDVVVSTKSGVGLSLQFWQSVLQPLWTVIAEQSSDADGRESPNVLVTEDAQSVRKFARRVGGSEGKSTGEIALSRTIILLSGDGGVVDLINGSSHDESVLEQRQLLLALLPLGTGNALFHSLHKPLWTTQDSKTEGASPLVLGLRTLFSGVPANLPLFRASFSPGSRIVKFTPTTEEPSGDDTSSNPLHLEKEETRVSHLFGAVVASYGFHSSIVYESDTPEYRVHGDKRFGMVAQELLRESHPYNAQVDVRHPSSSSASQWETIPGDRHAYVLVTPLSNLERTFTISPASKPLDGKLRLVHFGTIGGERTLDVMMKAYDEGKHVGMKWDDGHEVRYEEVDEVKVTVLEEDERWRKVCIDGTIVDIPQGGELSVRKEEKSGFDILVDSRVLPSN, from the coding sequence ATGAGCTCCGCGAAGCCCCAAGCGGGGCTGACAAATGTTACCGCCGTCTCGGTCTCGGACGGCGGTATCTCCTGGAATGACAGCAATAATGGCAAAGGTGAAGCAAAATATCAGAATTTGCTGTTTGTTCTTGACCTTGCACAATCTTCCAGCCAAAAGACAGGCTACATAATCTCGATTTTGGTCGAGAACACAGAGAGTCCAGAAGATCGCTTCCGACTACTGCTCTTGCTCGCGGACGCTATTCCCGACGAGCTCCGGCAGCATCTCATTACCGGCCTACCTTCTTATCTGCGGCCTGTAAATGGTAAGCAGGAAGTCGATGTCGTTGTATCTACGAAATCGGGCGTCGGCCTTTCTCTGCAGTTCTGGCAGAGTGTATTACAGCCTCTCTGGACCGTGATCGCAGAGCAGTCATCCGATGCAGACGGCCGAGAGTCACCAAACGTTCTTGTCACGGAAGATGCGCAAAGCGTTCGGAAATTTGCCCGACGGGTTGGTGGCTCTGAGGGCAAATCAACTGGCGAAATCGCTCTATCAAGGACCATTATTCTTCTCAGCGGAGATGGCGGCGTTGTCGACCTCATAAATGGCAGCTCTCACGATGAATCTGTATTGGAGCAGCGACAGTTACTCTTAGCACTTCTCCCGCTGGGCACAGGAAATGCTCTTTTCCACTCTTTGCACAAGCCCCTTTGGACAACCCAAGATAGCAAGACTGAAGGTGCCTCTCCTCTGGTACTGGGTCTAAGGACGCTATTCAGCGGCGTTCCCGCAAACTTGCCTCTATTTCGAGCGTCGTTCTCTCCGGGGTCGCGCATCGTCAAATTCACACCGACGACTGAAGAACCTTCAGGAGATGACACCTCAAGTAATCCATTACATctcgagaaagaagaaactcgAGTGTCGCATCTCTTTGGTGCCGTGGTGGCGAGCTACGGCTTTCATTCGAGCATAGTCTACGAAAGCGATACCCCCGAGTACCGCGTCCATGGCGACAAACGCTTTGGCATGGTTGCCCAAGAGCTCCTCCGTGAATCACACCCTTACAATGCACAAGTAGACGTTCGCCAtccctcttcgtcctcggcATCGCAGTGGGAGACTATCCCAGGAGACAGGCATGCCTATGTGCTAGTGACACCGCTCTCTAACTTGGAGCGCACATTCACGATATCTCCCGCCAGTAAGCCTCTTGATGGGAAGCTCCGTTTAGTGCATTTCGGCACCATAGGGGGCGAAAGGACATTAGATGTCATGATGAAGGCGTATGATGAGGGAAAACATGTTGGGATGAAGTGGGATGATGGACATGAGGTGCGGTatgaagaggttgatgaAGTGAAAGTCACGGttttggaagaggatgagcgATGGCGAAAAGTGTGTATTGACGGCACAATTGTTGACATACCTCAAGGAGGGGAGCTCTCTGtacgaaaagaagagaagagtggGTTTGACATTTTGGTTGATTCACGGGTGCTGCCAAGCAACTGA